The nucleotide window TATTGGTTGGTCGAATAACTATTATACCTCAAAGGATTGGAGTAGTTTCAATAAATTTTAAGTTAACAGAAACAAAATAAAAAAAAGGGGAAATAGATATGAAAATAAAAAATTTAGATCATTTGGTTATAACGACAAATCATTTAGAAAAATGTTTATATTTTTATGTAGATATATTAGGAATGGAGTTGGATAATCGAAACGACAGATATGCAGTTAAATTCGGAAATCAAAAAATAAATATTCATAGAGAGAAAGCAGAGTTTTTACCAGCAGCAAAAAATGTAACTTTTGGAAGTGCAGATATCTGTTTAATTGCAGAGGGAAATATTCATGATATCTATAAAGAACTGGAAGAAAAAAATGTTCCAATTGAATTAGGGATAGTTTCAAGAACAGGAGCTATGGGAAAAATCGAAAGTATCTATTTAAGAGATGCTGACGAAAATTTAGTTGAAATAAGTACTTATACAGGGGAGGAGTAAAATATGAATCCTGGTTTTATAGCTCTTATAACCCTATTTTTAGTTATAGCTTTAGGATTTTTGAAAAAAATAAATGTCGGAATATTAGCAATAACAGGAGCTGGAATTCTTTCATATTTGAACTCTAACTTTGAGCCTAGAAACATAGGAAGAGGATTCAGTGGTTCTTTATTTTTAACAC belongs to Cetobacterium sp. ZOR0034 and includes:
- a CDS encoding VOC family protein, with product MKIKNLDHLVITTNHLEKCLYFYVDILGMELDNRNDRYAVKFGNQKINIHREKAEFLPAAKNVTFGSADICLIAEGNIHDIYKELEEKNVPIELGIVSRTGAMGKIESIYLRDADENLVEISTYTGEE